AGGTCTATCTTAGAGAAGACAGAAGCTCCCTTCAATTGATCAAACAGATCATCAATCCTAGGCAAAGGGTATTTATTCTTGATGGTCACTTCATTCAAGGCACGGTAATCCACGCACATTCGCATGGTACCATCTTTCTTCTTAACAAACAACACCGGTGCTCCCCAAGGTGAGGTGCTCGGTCTAACATATCCCTTCTCTAAGAGCTCCTCAATTTGCTTCTTCATTTCAGCTAGTTCATCTGCCGGCATCCTATATGGTCTCTTTGCAATAGGAGCAGTGCCTGGGACTAACTCGATGGCAAACTCTATCTCACGGTCTGGTGGCAGACCAGGTAACTCATCCGGGAAAACATCTGGGTATTACTTAACTACTCTAACGTCTGATACAACCATCTCCTTCAAGCTGTTCAGAATACTGTCCACTGCGGTATGAGGTGCTGACTTGGGTTTGTAATCCACCACAGTTCCATTCTTACTAGTCAGCGATACTGCTCCAAGGCTACAGTCTATCATAGCTTTTTGTTTTACTAACCAGTTCATGCCCAGAATAACATCTAACCCTTTAGAGTCTAACACTATGAGATCTGCTAGAAACTCTACTCCTTCGATCGTTATGATCACCTTAGGACATTTTAAACCCGTAGTAAGTATTCCCCCAGGTGATTGTACTGCCATCTCCCGACTCATACCCTCGGTTTTCAAATGGTGTTTTTCAACAAATTGCTTGGAAACAAACGAATGGGACGCTCCAGAATCGAAAAGTACTGAACCATAACATGAGTTGATTGGAAACATACCAAGGACAACATCTGAAGCTTCATGCGCCTGTTCCGCCGTGACATGGTTGACTTGGCCACGTCCTTGCTGCCCTGAGGCATGAGGTGCGCCTCCCGGGGTAGGCAGTATGCCTCTTCCACGTCCCGCTGCTGGCGTCTTGGCGGCGGACCCCAAGTTGAACTTCACTGGTGTCGCCCCGGTGTTATTCTTTCCCGGGCATGCAGCAACAAAGTGGCCCTCTTCGCCACAGTTGTAGCATGTCCTCCCAGCGGTGTTGGCATGATTCCCTCTGACTTCAGCTCTCGGAGTACGATAGGCACCATACGAAGCATTGTGATTAGGCTTCGCCGGCTTTGCACCTGATCCACGGTATCCTGGGTTGTTATTGTTCTTATGGCGTGAACTCCCTGTCCCATACTGACCTTGCGGTGCCTTGCGCTTGCGGTGTTCCTCAAGTTCGTTCTTTGAATTCTCCTGAAGAATAGCCTTGTTGACCAAACTCTGGAAGTTGGCAAAATCATGAGACACCAACCTATCCTTCAGACCTAGGTTGACGCCCCTCAGAAACTTAGAAATCTTATCAGCCTCAGTGGGAATATCCGCCCTTCCATAGCGAGATAACTGGGTGAAACGGTCCCAGTACTCAGAGACTGACATCTTCCCCTGAACCAGAGCTCGAAATTCATCCCTCTTCAGCTCCATGAGACCAGCTGGAATGTGTGCAGTGCGAAATGATTCAGCAAACTCATTCCACGTGATCCCCTCGCCATCATCATGTGCCTCACAATAGTTCTCCCACCAATCCGCGGCCACACCCTGGAGTTGGTGCGCAGCATACTTCACACGGTCTTGAGCGTTAACACTCACCAGGTTGAGTTTCCGTCGAATATCCTTCAGCCAATCATCCGCCTCAATAGGATCCGCTGATCCCGCAAAGGTGGGTGGCTTCGTCCTCATGAAATCTGCGAGTTTGGACTGCGGTGGAGGAGGATTCTGATTCTGGTTTTGGTTTTGGTTCTGATTCTGGTTCGCCAGAGTGGCAGCCATCTGCTGCAGTAGCTGTGTCTGCATCAGCATCACTTGCGCAATGTTaaccggtggcggcggtggcggctgctCTGGTCCCTCATTCTCGGTGTCAGTGTCCGTGTCGTGAACTTCACCCTCAACGAAGTCCTCCTGAAACGCTGGTGCGCGACCacgtccgcgtccgcgtcctccgcGACCACGACCCCGATTTGCATTCATCCTGTGTCGTTGTCCCAAGTTAGGATAGATAAGAGGGAAAAAGAAACTAACCCATAACCAAATCTGTAACCAAACATGGAATATCCAAATAAACTTCAATCAAATTACTTTGTAAAACATGGTTTAGTATGACTACATGAAATAACCAAACAGATGTAGTCAATACTCAAGCAAAATCCCCTAACATACGTAGTACATATCTGAAAGGATTCTGTTCAACTCATCCTATATAGTTCGTCTCCTCTCAACTGCGTATTGAAGTATGGAGTACTTGATATATGCCTCTTGAATCCATGCGCTCTTGAGATGGCTTTCTCCTAGATAGGATATTGTATACTAAAGAAGTGCTTATGGAAGAAAACTTAAGAATAAATAGTGAACAAGGTAAGACAAGGAATAGCAATAGTcaagaattagactacgagtatTTTCATAAATAAATATTTTTTTATATAAAAAAACTTGTCTTAAAGTTTCCATTCTAACTAAGGCCACGTGACTAGGTCGAcgtcggctctgataccacttctgTGAGAACCGGAACTTAACCGACCCCCTGTGTTATTCGTCAATCCAGGATTAACTTGACGACACAGCGAAATAAATATCATTGCAGAACGTGCAAAAAGTAATTATTAAAAAGTTTGAGCCACAAAGTGAAATGTCTTGTAACATTTATTACAACCAGAAAGCACATCGGATCATAAAATGCGAAGTAACTCCATCTCAGCCACATGCAGTCGATGTAGTCCACGAGGCCTCACTCCTCAGCGTCGTCGTAGTCGCCATTGTCTTCAGCATCTTCATAGTACTCTGAACATCAACAAAAGTTTTGCCATGAGTACATTTCGTACTCAACATGCCCCCTCCTGCAAACCTACTAAATCTACATGAGGCTTCAAAGAAAGGCTATATGGTTCTTTTGCagaaaagccagttttatttgcaATACTACACTAGATTTGATAAAAGCAGTTTTAGACGAAAACATGTTTTATATTCAGTGTAATATTTCTCATCAATGTGACTGTCCACGACAACTCACATATATCATGGGATTTAGACTCCAAGGAAAGAACAGAGGCAAGAGGGAAATAGCAAAACAGGTTCCTGTATGTCAAGAAGGATTCATGtgtcgtccatgaccgtggacgcggctattcgaatagttttaactctgcagaggtggtACACTTTCACCACATGTCACAATCTCGCCTTGTTGCAACCAGCCGTCGCTAGCATAGCAATAGGGAGTTTGTGACGAGGTCTTTTAGCTAGATCCCCCAAAGATGTGACATGCCCACCGGGTCTGGCGCACGGAACTGAGAGTACGTCCCCAAACCGGTCCCCACATCTGTGCCGAAGGTTCCCCCGTAGGCAGACACCTCATCAGCGGTACGGCGACATCGACACCTAAGGCTGACTAACATACCCAACCAAGTCAGTGCCCacatagcatgtggttgtacggttgtCACAATCTTCAAATCCAAGACTTGTTAGGATCCTTATGCGGCACGAACGACGGATTGCCCCCTCCAACAAATGAAGGGCAACCAATCGCTCCTTCAACAACTGATCCAGCTGTCGCCCGCGCCATGTTTAGATGGTAAATTTCACCCAGAGTAGCATAGAGTAGAGGAAACATCAATGGCTAACTAGCCCAGCTCAACGAGCTCAACAACTTTCAAAGGGGTGTTTTGACCCGCAGGTCGATCAATTCCTCCGGAGAGGCAACCGGAAATTTCCTAATGATTATTTAGCATGGCTAAGCATTCTACTCTATCAGGATTATATATAATCACTACTCAGGGTATCAAGTAAAAGGCGACAAGCAGATCAAGTTGGTGTGTCAATCGACACGCTAGCTACTGGAATAAAATAGCATatatttgtaaaacataaaataatatgcaagTTGTAAAACTGGGATAAATATGATGAGAGGGCGTGCCTTTGTTGTCGTCGAAAAACCCTCCTTCGTAGTCCTGGTTCGGCCCGTTCCCGTCACTCCCTACTCGTTATAACGATGAACGAAAAATAAATACAACTACGAATAAACACCAATAAAATCCAATAGAAAGATCCAAATAAAAAGTGTGTGTCCAATGTTCGGCATACAAGAAGTACAACCAAGAGACTGGAATGACTCAATAGGATTGGGGTTAACTAGGGTATAACACATGGTGATCGCTCTATATTAGGTAACGAAATATTTTAGAAACATATTTAACCAACACATATAGATGGTACAATTTTAATATGCTATGACTAAATAAAATACATGCTAGTTAGACATATGCTTACAAGTAAAACATCTAAATTAAAACCATTTACACATGTGACAAGCATCTAATATTCAGCATGCATGCAGCAAAGTAACAACGATGGTAGTATGGTGTTACAGCAACAAGCCAGTTTAATATCTAGCATGATGAGTAATCTGCCATAAAATAAATCCTATGTTACTCTATTCTACAGACAGGACAAGCCTATAACACTAACAAGAATTTCCAAATAACTTGACATGTTGTACTGCTAAAAACTGAGCTTGCTAATTAACAGCAGAATAGATGCACGATAAGGCAATAGTTATATCCAAAAATTACATGTATAGCTAAGCATGCGTAAAGAAGTGCAAAATTTATACAGAGAAGGTACTATCTAATTCTACTGAATGCTTCTATATCTAAGCATGTGTAATCGATTTGCAAAAGCTACTACAAAGTTGGCATATGCAAACTAGCAGATGGTATTCGGTTCCTGGCGAGGCACCCAAGTCCAGACTAGACAATATGGATACTTGAAAACAACAAAGCTAGCAGATGCGGAGATATAACTACAATGACATGCTTATATTTACCATTGCCATTTGATAAAACATCGAACGTATGTGTTACCAACAACACTACTGGCTTCCTATAGTTAACTGGTACATAACATAACATGAGTTGGAAACAAAAACAGAAAACGTGCTCTAGGCGGGCCTAACTGACGATGCCATCCGACGGCATTCGGTTCACCGGCGACATCGTCAACTACAGCATTATTGGCAGCGACCATGTCTAGGATGTAGACATATAGATGTGGAACGTCTGTGTGCAAGGGTTTGCCAAGAAGCTCACCGAGCACGGCGCAGTTTGTGATAGAAGTCGGTGGCCGAGGTTGACGGCGTTGCCGTGGGTATCGTAGGTGAGCAGCCGTTCGTCCTTCTAGTTCCGTGGATGTACTTCCCTACTCCTGGTAATCCTCCTGGCGCAGCAGCTCCGTCCCTCGTGCCCTGAGTCGTCGGGAACACGAGCGGCGTTCGGCGGCGGCCTCGTGGAGCTCCGCGAGATTGGATCGATCTAAGCCTCTAGGGTTTTTGGGGTGGAAAGGAGACGCAGGGACGCCTACCTGAGGCTTTATAGTCAGCTGGGCGAGGCGGTTTGCGCTGCCTAAGAATCAGAACCGGAATCGTACGCGTCGGACGGTATCGTGCGCTGCACGAACTCCTCGCTGCATGGGTTAGGTCGGGCGGCATATGTGTGCCGGATCGGCTGGGCCTTAGCGTTTCTGCTATGAAGAAGAAAATAAACGAAGGCTTGGCCTGCTAGCTTCGGTGATCCATCGGTAGACCAGAAGAGCAAGGATGAGAGAACAGAGTACATATGCACGTACAGGGAAAATAAATAGAACAGAGCACGACACACTATGTAGCCATGCATGCACGTGCATTTGAAAAACCAATGAGGGAGAAAATTGGCAAATGAAGCTCAGATCTAGATATAAAAACTAGGAGCTTAATCAATTCCTCCATTAATAAATTAAATCCAAAGAATTAATTTCAAGACTTCAAATAAAAtatttgtttattttattttgctgcAACATCCGttactaaaagaaaaaaaaatcagctcATAAAAATACGGATGTTACATAGGGTAGCTttattttgccatcggcagttaaccagcaaagctggaCACGTTACTCGATATCCTTTACGTAGTGAACCTTGTTTGAAAAAATTAAAGCCCCGATATAAATGTATCGGGCAACCTTGGGAATTTGCAGaaagcttcggcagaagaaaacattcgagtagtacaacttaaatctacgcacggttgcaagcatctgtacctagactcggggctactcccatcgggagcgctggacgcgcacccgatggaAGAAGATGCTACTGTTACAAGAGGGTCAAGATTTGTCGACTGGGGCAAACATTCGACAGGACGCATgcttttagtccctgcccgaggtATCTTCGGCCAGTcaatcgggggctactgacgtgggcattaccctttgggtaacTTATGTTGCACTACCTCTTGCAGCCCAACCAGGGGCTCATGAAGGCACTCGATGGCCAGGTGGGCTAGTACGTCGGTTCCAAAGAAGaattcttgaagaacaagacaaggagacgaagaatacaaggaaagtttagacctaggactctttgtaacctagtcgtactcggataGATCTCTCTagacctggctcccaatataagggccaggagagaggctgccgaggacacacgcaatcttagtaaccatagccaccataagtctagagctaggtccctacagaacttagtctctcgacgagatcatagccgaaaccttcggcaccccattgtaacctaatattttcataatcaagatcagacaggcaggacgtaagggttttacctcatcgatggCCCCGAACCTGGCTTaatcgctttccccgcttgtttgataaccgatgtctcgtgtcagcctacatgattccatctagcctaagccccaaacggagggcattgccgaggagaacCCTCGACATGAGGAGTCGTTGAACTCCCGGCCGAAAAGTCGTGGCTCTCTCCAAGCCCAATCCTTGGTCTTTTCGGCgaaggggctcgggggctggcGATAGGAGTCGACATTTCCAAATCTTGAtgatgaggaggcgaggtttcctcAGCAGCACGGCGTGCTTCAGAAAGAACTAAGGTATTTGGCGTGCTCGTTGGAGCCGTCACATTAGCagcgggttcttcttcttcttcgccacTGTCAACAAAGAAACATGAGAATATTCACAAGAAATATACAAAATAAGAAGCAGCATAACTTACGAGCTAATGACAGCATCGTCATAAGGGCAGAAGCCACCCTCTGCTTCAGTTGAAGTTTCCTTGGCAGGTGACCCACtgggtttggaggtgccggaatcttcgacttcatcctGTTTCCTCTTGTTACTTGGAAAAACAACGGAGGGAGGAGAGCGCACTGATTCAGAAGCTTCTGAGTCAGTTTCTTTTTCGGAGGAAGCCGTGGATTTGTGAGAtcctgcgacttcactctcaaGACGAGAGGGTGCCTGCGAATCGTCGGTAATGACGGTTCGCTCATCTACCTCGCCACCTTCAgggaggggaggaagagaagTGAAAGATTGGTGGTTCTGTCGAACAAAACACAAATAAATACCAAGGTGTAAGGTAATAAGATAGCAAGTCGAAAAATAGTAGTACAACTCGAGAGAGAAATTACTTACTTCGGGAAGCGCGTGGTTGCTGCTGTATGGCACCACGCGGCAGGAGGATGGAACACAGTGTTTTTTGCTCAACGAGGTAAAGCGTCGGACTAGCTTTTCCAGATCTTTCACAGAGAGATCCTTGGACACGCGGTCAACATCTTCCTCGCTAGCCTACATccagagggggtttttgcgagcctgcagaggctgcaccctgatcctaaggaagtgagcagtaatttgaacacccgACAGTTCTTTACCGCGGGTGTTCTGAAGTTCATGAATGCGCTTCATCAGAGCATCGGTAGCCGATCTTTCTTCGGCAGTGACTTCAGCGTCCCAAGAACGGCGCCTGAGGATTTTTGCGGTACCATCAAAGGGAGCAATGTTGTATTCTTGAGAGTTGTTCTGCTCCTCTCGGATGTACAACCATctcctgcgccacccttggacagagttggagaatttgacgtcgaagtagtcgacgtcGGGACGGATGCAGATAACAACACCGCCCACATTGTAGGCGATGTTGCGGGAGCTATTGCGGCAAAGATAGAAGATGCGTTTTCacaggccccaatgaggatgggtcCCAAGAAAGCATTCACACAAGGTGATaaagatggagatgtggaggatggagttgggagtcagctgatgtagctgaatcccatagatgaATAGCAATCCACGAAGGAACTCGTGGATGGGGgtggaaaggccgcggatgaggtggttgaTGAATGTTACCCGGTATCCGATGCGAGGCGTAGGGAAGCTTTCGTCCCCAGGAAAAATCGGCGCCTCTTCTTTCTTCATCAGCCCAAGCTTCTTGAGGGCGCTCACGTCTAGGTTTGAGATCTTTGATCTCTCCCATCCAGAGATCTCAGCCTCCTCTGTCGACATGGTGGTTCCTGGAGCGGTGTGCCTGAGGAGCTTGGTGCGCGGTGGCATTCAAACAGGTGTTGGAGGAGAATGGAGATGAGAGGAAGCGCAATGAGCTTGGGGGACAGCAATGGAGATTTTGCAGAGAGAGGGGAAAGTtgagcggcgcagcgaagggaaGGTTTGAGGAAGAAGGAGATTATTTATACCAAGAAATCGATCTGTCGCGCCGTTGGATAAAAAGGAAATGAATCCGGTGCCCTACACGTGTTATCGAGGGTATAATCGTATATTCACTATGAAGTTACTGGACAGGCGCCGCAGCGCGCGTGccggaaaaagcggaggacgtgtgtcccccactcccGCGACGTATCAAAAGGGACAGAGGTTTGGACCCACATATCAGAGACACGACAGGTCTCGCACCTTCCCAATACAGAGttagtggctatcgtcagcattgaCGTAGTCACTGCAAAATCTCGAATAAGTATTTCAAAATAGCGGCAGGAGAACTACCGAGGATTCAAATAAGATAAACTTGGAGAGCCTTCGATCAAATACTTATatttgttcaaatgctcgggggctactcttacccGAAGTTTTTACCTCTACTAAGAGGATGGCATAAAggacaaaaatatatggtggttcaAAGAAGATAAAAAATTGAGCCTACAACCCAGAATAAAATacttgactgtagcctcgggggctactcccatcgggagcgctggtcgcacaCCCAGTAAAATAAAAGGAGGAGCAGAAAGGAGTTGTTTTTTTTCAATTGAGCCTACAACGAAGTATAAATacttgactgtagcctcgggggctactcccatcgggagcgctggtcgcgcacccgataatttgaGCTGAGAAGAATAGTCGATAAAATTTAGGGAGTATGGTTGTCGCCATACATTTTCGAGTTACACGTAACTCTGCATGTAATCCCACCGGGAGCGCCAAGATATTATCGTTGATTGACTCGACGAAATTGGCTATTTCAACAGCCGATAAaggtactcgacaatatattcctgGAGCGCGTCCGCCGCGAAAAAACCTCTGGATGCCGTAAAactttacgaaggtaagaccccaggttcTGTCCTGAGTGACGaggtatcgcacccgaatgcgctctgctacttttttccgtatcaacagatgcgaagaaacaTTCCCAACGGACGCACTATGCATTTTATAAACATAACTGGAATTCGATTCATGAATAAGTCctaaagcggcacatgtcgaattacgccagtatcccgaggtcatgtccagggacttgacTTCGAAGTAGTTTTTTGCGagtttgccacgagagcagttaactggtacctgatccgtcagatgaatcagccccatctaccattatccctgtacaagatATAAATGTCTCGAATAAGTTATTTGTAAATGACTCGAAGAATTTATGGGTAAATTGtatgatggagattttactcgactctacaattcaagcaaaatctcgggggatactgacataggcatcccagatgggcctgtcaaagatagtacccggggtttactgaaagcccattacccgaagtttatgaagcccggaagcccatgaAGACGTCGACTATGGCAAGTAGAGATAGATTAAGGATATAGAGATTTGTAACTTCACGGGACGGATTCAAAGAGTATCCCGATAAttgtaacttgtgtaatacgaaaccctcggctccgcctcctatataagggggagccgagggacaaagaaaggaccgATCTTATTGTCAactcaaccctagtttttagcagtcgagcaccttttcggctgaaaccttcgagatctacttgccctctacttccgcgaaacccaagtctacaacttgtaggcattgacaagttaataccttgtcactcgaCCCGATGTCCCTGCATGTCACCAGCCCGCCGTGGGCAGAGCTTGCGCCGCCTCCGTCGACCACTCCGGGGAGCAGCCGCCGCGAGCACCCCCATGCCTCGCAGCCACCACGCCGTGGCAGGAACCGCGCCGCCGCACCCCACTCCCAGCATGACGCCCTCACCGGTCGCGCCAGCCCGTGCCGCCGTCACCGCAAGAGCGGGAGAGAGGGCCCCCGCCACCCCCGGCGCCGCGCGAGCTTTGCCCGTCGATGCGCtgaggcggcggcgaggaggaggggaAGGGGAGGAGGGGAACGAGGGAGGGGGTGGCGAGTTCACTTGGATCTTCAATTTCTTTGGGCAATCACCTCATCATCTACATGTCAGAAGACATCTATGTTAGAACACATCGTTCCTGGTGCGCGACGACATGGAGAAGACTACCGAAACCAAAAGTCTCATCAATAGCAATCCACGAAGGAACTCGTGGATGGGGgtggaaaggccgcggatgaggtggttgaTGAATGTTACCCGGTATCCGATGCGAGGCGTAGGGAAGCTTTCGTCCCCAGGAAAAATCGGCGCCTCTTCTTTCTTCATCAGCCCAAGCTTCTTGAGGGCGCTCACGTCTAGGTTTGAGATCTTTGATCTCTCCCATCCAGAGATCTCAGCCTCCTCTGTCGACATGGTGGTTCCTGGAGCGGTGTGCCTGAGGAGCTTGGTGCGCGGTGGCATTCAAACAGGTGTTGGAGGAGAATGGAGATGAGAGGAAGCGCAATGAGCTTGGGGGACAGCAATGGAGATTTTGCAGAGAGAGGGGAAAGTtgagcggcgcagcgaagggaaGGTTTGAGGAAGAAGGAGATTATTTATACCAAGAAATCGATCTGTCGCGCCGTTAGATAAAAAGGAAATGAATCCGGTGCCCTACACGTGTTATCGAGGGTATAATCGTATATTCACTATGAAGTTATCGGGACCGCGCCGCGCGTGccggaaaaagcggaggacgtgtgtcccccactcccGCGACGTATCAAAAGGGACAGAGGTTTGGACCCACATATCAGAGACACGACAGGTCTCGCACCTTCCCAATACAGAGttagtggctatcgtcagcattgaCGTAGTCACTGCAAAATCTCGAATAAGTATTTCAAAATAGCGGCAGGAGAACTACCGAGGATTCAAATAAGATAAACTTGGAGAGCCTTCGATCAAATACTTATatttgttcaaatgctcgggggctactcttacccGAAGTTTTTACCTCTACTAAGAGGATG
This region of Lolium perenne isolate Kyuss_39 chromosome 2, Kyuss_2.0, whole genome shotgun sequence genomic DNA includes:
- the LOC139835786 gene encoding uncharacterized protein — translated: MLMQTQLLQQMAATLANQNQNQNQNQNQNPPPPQSKLADFMRTKPPTFAGSADPIEADDWLKDIRRKLNLVSVNAQDRVKYAAHQLQGVAADWWENYCEAHDDGEGITWNEFAESFRTAHIPAGLMELKRDEFRALVQGKMSVSEYWDRFTQLSRYGRADIPTEADKISKFLRGVNLGLKDRLVSHDFANFQSLVNKAILQENSKNELEEHRKRKAPQGQYGTGSSRHKNNNNPGYRGSGAKPAKPNHNASYGAYRTPRAEVRGNHANTAGRTCYNCGEEGHFVAACPGKNNTGATPVKFNLGSAAKTPAAGRGRGILPTPGGAPHASGQQGRGQVNHVTAEQAHEASDVVLDVFPDELPGLPPDREIEFAIELVPGTAPIAKRPYRMPADELAEMKKQIEELLEKGYVRPSTSPWGAPVLFVKKKDGTMRMELLSSLR